Proteins found in one Xenopus laevis strain J_2021 chromosome 1L, Xenopus_laevis_v10.1, whole genome shotgun sequence genomic segment:
- the LOC121396001 gene encoding C-C motif chemokine 28-like: MRLVILVLILCATLYCTDGLPTNFAHCCTEVARRIPQNLLPRVTGVQIQKSDGICNIRAVVLQVNNKKICMDPKNRSLQKWMKKRHPKKNVVRASHYPSV; this comes from the exons ATGAGACTTGTAATCCTGGTGCTGATTCTCTGTGCGACTCTGTACTGCACTGACG GGCTACCAACCAATTTCGCCCACTGCTGCACTGAAGTTGCCAGACGGATCCCCCAAAACTTGCTTCCCCGTGTGACTGGGGTGCAAATTCAGAAAAGCGATGGAATCTGTAACATTCGGGCAGTTGT GCTCCAAGTTAACAATAAAAAGATCTGTATGGATCCCAAGAACAGAAGTCTACAAAAATGGATGAAGAAACGAcatcccaaaaaaaatgttgtgagaGCTTCACATTATCCCAGCGTCTGA